Proteins encoded in a region of the Pigmentiphaga litoralis genome:
- a CDS encoding efflux transporter outer membrane subunit — MPPFRLPTVRSQIVCAALLAATAALAACTTGPDYVRPALDVPAAYREDGPWKLAEPGVIDSNRMWWQVYGDPTLNDLIAQANLANQTVQRAEAVYRQTQAALAAAGAAQLPVVGATAGAGRGRTNNNGTRLTDTFSAGLTASWEVDLWGSIRRSIEASQALTQSSGDDLAAARLSIQATLAQNYFQLRVNDRLRDLYARTLAAYERSAQLAQAQYSAGTALRSDVALAETQLRTAQALAIDLEAQRNLYEHAIAMLMGRAPAQFSLAPVPADAPLPFTLPAIPTGLPSDLLERRPDIASAERLAAAANANIGVARAAYYPRLTLSASGGYAGPVFGDLLTTPTRVWSLGAALAQTLFDGGLRKARDAQAVAAFDAAAAQYRQVTLAGFQEVEDNLSTLRVLDREIAVQDQAVRAAQLAEQLALTQYRAGTTTYLSVVTAQTLLLTNQRTAAQLLARQLVASVTLIRATGGGWSAADTAPLAVSSTDSPSLAK; from the coding sequence ATGCCCCCCTTTCGTTTGCCAACCGTCCGTTCGCAGATCGTCTGCGCCGCCCTGCTCGCCGCGACCGCGGCGCTGGCAGCCTGCACGACGGGGCCTGACTATGTCCGCCCCGCCCTCGACGTCCCCGCCGCCTACCGGGAAGACGGCCCGTGGAAACTGGCCGAGCCCGGCGTCATCGACAGCAATCGCATGTGGTGGCAGGTCTATGGCGACCCGACGCTGAATGACCTCATCGCCCAGGCCAACCTGGCCAACCAGACAGTGCAGCGGGCCGAAGCCGTCTACCGTCAGACGCAGGCGGCGCTGGCCGCGGCCGGCGCAGCGCAGCTTCCGGTGGTTGGGGCCACCGCCGGCGCGGGCCGCGGGCGCACCAACAACAATGGCACCCGGCTGACGGATACGTTCAGCGCCGGGCTGACCGCCAGCTGGGAAGTGGACCTGTGGGGCAGCATCCGCAGGTCGATCGAAGCCAGCCAGGCGTTGACCCAGAGCAGTGGCGACGATCTGGCCGCCGCCCGGCTCAGCATCCAGGCCACGCTTGCACAGAACTACTTCCAGTTGCGCGTGAACGACCGGCTGCGCGACCTGTACGCCCGCACGCTGGCCGCCTACGAACGCTCGGCCCAGCTGGCCCAGGCGCAGTATTCGGCCGGGACCGCGCTGCGTTCGGACGTCGCCCTGGCCGAAACCCAATTGCGTACGGCGCAAGCGCTAGCCATCGACCTGGAAGCGCAGCGCAACCTGTATGAGCATGCCATTGCCATGCTGATGGGACGCGCGCCGGCGCAGTTCAGCCTGGCCCCGGTGCCGGCCGATGCGCCGCTGCCCTTCACCTTGCCCGCGATCCCTACCGGTCTGCCGTCCGACCTGCTGGAACGCCGGCCGGACATTGCCAGCGCCGAACGCCTGGCCGCAGCCGCCAATGCCAACATCGGCGTGGCGCGCGCGGCCTACTACCCCCGCCTGACCCTGAGCGCCAGCGGCGGTTACGCCGGGCCGGTGTTTGGCGACCTGCTCACCACGCCCACCCGCGTGTGGTCGCTCGGCGCGGCCCTGGCGCAGACCCTGTTCGATGGGGGCCTGCGCAAGGCGCGGGATGCGCAGGCCGTGGCCGCCTTCGATGCGGCCGCTGCCCAGTACCGGCAGGTCACCCTGGCCGGTTTCCAGGAAGTGGAAGACAACCTGTCGACCCTGCGGGTGCTCGATCGCGAGATCGCCGTGCAGGATCAGGCCGTGCGCGCCGCGCAATTGGCCGAACAACTTGCGCTGACGCAATACCGCGCGGGCACCACCACCTACCTGTCGGTCGTGACCGCGCAGACCCTGCTGTTGACCAACCAGCGCACCGCCGCCCAGCTGCTGGCGCGGCAACTGGTGGCCAGCGTCACGCTGATCCGCGCCACCGGCGGCGGCTGGTCAGCCGCCGATACCGCGCCGCTGGCGGTGTCTTCCACCGATTCCCCTTCCCTTGCCAAGTAG